The proteins below are encoded in one region of Sulfolobus islandicus Y.N.15.51:
- a CDS encoding NAD(P)-dependent oxidoreductase, which translates to MRVGFIGLGIMGGSMAMRIHKAGFPLIVYNRTKSKTELFAKLDIPIANTPKEVAEKSDVVIDMVTDAPDVEEVLFGPNGVIQGVHQGLIVIDMSTNSPEYARNFAERLAKYGIEFLDAPVTGGDKGAREGTLTIMVGGKYEIFQRVKPIFEAMGKTIVHAGGVGNGQMLKLLNQTVVGINMLAVAEAMALAKKAGIDMEKLFTVLSTGAANSFTVQYYMPKMMKGDYEPGFRAAHLKKDLKYVLETANKLNVPLPGTALTLQLYNALVAKGLGEKGTHTLIKVYDDLS; encoded by the coding sequence ATGAGAGTTGGTTTTATAGGACTAGGCATAATGGGAGGGTCCATGGCAATGAGGATACACAAAGCTGGATTCCCATTAATAGTCTATAACAGAACGAAAAGTAAGACAGAACTCTTCGCAAAACTTGACATACCAATCGCAAATACGCCAAAGGAAGTAGCTGAGAAATCAGATGTAGTAATAGATATGGTTACCGATGCACCAGACGTTGAGGAAGTACTCTTTGGACCTAATGGTGTGATTCAAGGAGTACATCAAGGCTTAATCGTTATTGATATGAGTACAAATTCACCAGAATACGCAAGAAACTTCGCGGAGAGATTAGCCAAGTACGGTATTGAGTTCTTAGATGCCCCAGTTACTGGAGGTGATAAAGGCGCAAGAGAAGGCACCTTAACGATAATGGTTGGGGGAAAGTATGAGATTTTTCAAAGGGTTAAACCCATATTTGAGGCCATGGGAAAGACAATAGTTCATGCAGGAGGAGTAGGCAATGGGCAAATGCTCAAGCTATTAAATCAGACAGTTGTTGGAATAAACATGTTAGCGGTAGCAGAGGCAATGGCATTAGCTAAAAAGGCGGGAATAGACATGGAAAAGCTATTCACAGTACTATCCACGGGTGCTGCCAACTCCTTTACTGTGCAATACTATATGCCGAAAATGATGAAAGGAGATTACGAACCAGGATTTAGAGCTGCACACTTAAAGAAAGACCTAAAGTACGTATTGGAAACGGCAAATAAGTTAAATGTACCTTTACCTGGTACAGCACTAACACTACAACTTTATAATGCCCTAGTAGCTAAAGGATTAGGAGAAAAGGGAACACATACACTCATAAAAGTATATGATGATTTGTCTTAA